In the archaeon BMS3Bbin15 genome, one interval contains:
- the trxA_4 gene encoding thioredoxin: MTDIVELGENLYEGTTQNWEEVVIKSEIPVIVDFWAEWCMPCRMMSPVFKETAPEYKDKVKFIKLNSDENRDISMRYGVMSIPTLGIFVNGEPIDGVVGTVPKSTLKSKLDAVLQKIKE, encoded by the coding sequence ATGACAGATATCGTTGAATTGGGTGAAAATCTCTACGAAGGCACAACGCAGAACTGGGAAGAGGTTGTAATCAAGTCTGAAATCCCGGTTATTGTTGACTTCTGGGCTGAGTGGTGTATGCCCTGCAGGATGATGTCTCCTGTTTTCAAGGAGACTGCGCCGGAATACAAAGATAAAGTCAAATTTATAAAGCTTAACAGCGATGAGAACAGAGATATCTCCATGCGCTATGGCGTTATGAGCATTCCAACACTTGGAATTTTCGTTAATGGCGAACCTATAGATGGTGTTGTAGGTACAGTACCCAAATCTACACTCAAATCAAAACTTGATGCCGTACTTCAGAAGATCAAAGAATAA
- a CDS encoding dinitrogenase iron-molybdenum cofactor: MKIAVAATENKEVNAHFGHAENFLIYNVEGDKINLVEVRENLIKKTGGHSHEALASLLKDVDTIIAGGIGRGAYSNLIAEDKKVVITSIENVEEAIKKLAKGELEHEADRIHSHGHGHIHNAHHHGIKEE, translated from the coding sequence ATGAAAATAGCAGTGGCTGCAACCGAAAACAAAGAGGTAAACGCTCACTTTGGACATGCAGAAAACTTCTTAATATATAACGTAGAAGGAGATAAGATAAATCTTGTTGAAGTAAGAGAAAACCTCATAAAAAAGACTGGCGGTCATTCCCACGAGGCTCTTGCTTCACTTTTAAAAGATGTAGATACAATAATAGCTGGAGGAATAGGTAGAGGTGCATACTCAAACCTTATAGCTGAAGATAAAAAAGTAGTAATAACCTCAATAGAAAATGTTGAGGAAGCAATAAAGAAACTTGCAAAGGGTGAACTTGAGCATGAGGCTGATAGAATACATTCACATGGCCATGGCCATATCCATAATGCTCATCATCACGGTATAAAGGAGGAATAA
- the argS gene encoding arginine--tRNA ligase: protein MPFSDSGKSDVMLKRIHSEAEELIFGIIGKEDIQFQEPRGEYGDFATNICFSFAGKFKKSPQKIAQEIVEKIILPEGSLISRIESQNGFINFFINYNKATELLIEEIKEKGADFGRGYLKGKIILEHTSANPDGPLHIGHGRNAIIGDSLARVMSFAGYDVERQYYLNDMGKQLAVVVYGLERFPIDKQKKKDHAIAEIYIKANKLYEESDEVKDKVSKLMIDYEAGKDEVVRKFEYAARFCLEGINETLSKLYIKHDTITWESQFVRSGLVNKVLSELETTEYVKNDEKAIYLDLKEFGIEKELVLRRSDGTLLYATRDLAHHLWKSSRGRVIDIWGADHKLLARQISVALELLGAPEPEFVIYEFITLPEGSMSTRRGVFISVDELIKESINRAYEEVNRRRPDESEEFKNIVAEKVGIGALRFNIVRIAPEKSMTFRWEEALDFDRLGAPSIQYAYARARRILEQSEPEENFEVPELNKYEKALVKEIMKFPFIVENSALSRKPNIFANYLASLTDSFHKFYMFTPVLKSEFKNFRLNLVLAFTLVIKKGLELLGIEAPERM, encoded by the coding sequence GTGCCCTTCTCAGATTCAGGCAAAAGTGATGTCATGTTGAAGAGAATTCATAGTGAGGCGGAAGAGCTTATATTTGGTATAATTGGCAAAGAAGATATTCAATTTCAGGAACCCAGAGGTGAATATGGCGACTTTGCAACAAACATCTGTTTTTCCTTTGCAGGAAAATTTAAAAAGTCGCCTCAGAAAATTGCTCAGGAAATTGTTGAAAAGATTATTCTGCCTGAAGGCTCTCTGATATCAAGAATAGAATCACAGAATGGGTTTATAAACTTTTTTATTAATTATAATAAAGCAACGGAGCTTTTAATTGAAGAAATTAAAGAGAAAGGAGCAGATTTTGGGAGAGGATATTTAAAGGGGAAGATAATACTCGAGCACACTTCAGCGAATCCGGATGGCCCCCTTCACATTGGCCATGGCAGAAATGCGATAATTGGCGATAGCCTTGCAAGAGTTATGAGCTTTGCAGGTTATGACGTTGAAAGACAGTATTATCTCAATGATATGGGAAAGCAGCTTGCGGTTGTTGTCTATGGTCTTGAAAGGTTTCCTATAGATAAACAGAAGAAGAAGGACCATGCCATAGCTGAAATTTATATTAAAGCAAATAAGCTGTATGAGGAAAGCGATGAAGTGAAGGATAAGGTTTCAAAGCTGATGATTGACTATGAGGCAGGAAAGGATGAAGTGGTAAGGAAGTTTGAATATGCCGCCAGGTTTTGCCTTGAAGGTATAAATGAAACTCTATCAAAACTCTATATCAAACACGACACTATAACATGGGAGAGTCAGTTCGTCAGAAGCGGGCTTGTTAACAAAGTGCTATCAGAACTTGAGACAACAGAATATGTGAAAAATGATGAAAAAGCCATATATCTCGACCTGAAAGAGTTTGGAATTGAAAAAGAGCTTGTTCTCAGAAGGAGCGACGGTACGCTTCTCTATGCCACAAGAGACCTGGCTCATCACCTCTGGAAGTCCTCTCGCGGGAGAGTTATTGATATCTGGGGCGCTGACCACAAGCTTCTGGCAAGGCAGATTTCAGTAGCTCTTGAACTCCTCGGCGCACCTGAACCCGAATTTGTTATATATGAATTCATAACACTGCCTGAAGGTTCAATGTCAACAAGAAGAGGCGTTTTTATTTCTGTGGATGAACTAATAAAGGAGAGTATAAACAGGGCTTATGAGGAGGTAAATAGGAGGAGACCTGACGAAAGTGAAGAGTTCAAAAATATAGTTGCCGAGAAAGTTGGAATAGGAGCACTGAGATTTAATATAGTGAGGATTGCCCCGGAAAAAAGCATGACTTTCAGATGGGAAGAGGCACTTGACTTTGACCGTCTTGGAGCACCATCCATTCAGTATGCGTATGCCAGAGCAAGAAGAATTCTTGAGCAGTCCGAACCTGAAGAAAATTTCGAGGTGCCGGAATTGAATAAGTATGAGAAAGCTCTTGTGAAGGAGATTATGAAATTTCCTTTCATTGTTGAGAACTCCGCCCTATCAAGAAAACCCAATATATTTGCAAATTATCTTGCAAGCCTGACTGACAGTTTTCATAAATTCTATATGTTCACTCCTGTGCTGAAGTCCGAATTTAAAAATTTCAGACTGAATCTTGTTCTGGCTTTCACATTGGTTATAAAGAAAGGTCTGGAACTTCTTGGTATTGAAGCCCCTGAAAGGATGTAG
- a CDS encoding peptide chain release factor 1: protein MSENKASSVEIHKLKKELEFLESKKGKGTELVSLYIPPNKAISDVVAQMRQEHSQAMNIKSARTRKNVQSALEVIMQRLKMFKKPPEIGLVLLVGTIPHGTKDKMEVYVVEPPEQVQTYIYHCNSQFLIEPLKEMLAVKGSFGLLLVDRSEATIGLVRGKRIETLKKMTSNVPRKHGRGGQSQRRFERLIEIAAHEYFKRVGEQASKIFLSIPDLRGVIIGGPGPTKEFFIEEEYLHYEIENKILEIINTSYTDEFGLTEVVEKASGVFEELEINKEKKLVQRFLREVVKDYGLAAYGINEVRELIKSGAVDTVLFSEDVESFRIQIVCSSCDYQIEKTVKDIKMFQVELNNMPCPNCGEKALAIDSFKSTLEELEEVASTTNTNIEIISNETEEGQQLKAFGGIGALLRFRQK from the coding sequence ATGAGTGAAAATAAAGCATCTTCAGTGGAAATTCACAAGTTAAAAAAGGAGCTGGAATTCCTTGAAAGTAAAAAAGGTAAAGGAACTGAGCTTGTTAGTCTGTATATTCCTCCGAACAAAGCCATAAGCGATGTAGTTGCTCAGATGCGCCAAGAACATTCCCAGGCTATGAATATTAAATCCGCAAGAACAAGAAAGAATGTTCAGAGCGCCCTTGAAGTTATAATGCAGAGACTCAAAATGTTCAAAAAACCACCAGAAATAGGTCTGGTACTGCTTGTAGGTACAATACCTCATGGCACAAAGGACAAGATGGAGGTTTATGTGGTTGAGCCTCCAGAGCAGGTTCAAACATATATATATCATTGCAACTCTCAGTTTCTTATTGAACCATTAAAAGAAATGCTTGCGGTAAAGGGCTCCTTCGGTCTTCTGCTTGTGGATAGAAGCGAGGCAACTATAGGTCTGGTTCGAGGTAAGAGAATAGAAACATTAAAAAAAATGACCTCCAATGTTCCCAGAAAGCATGGCAGAGGCGGTCAGAGCCAGAGACGTTTTGAGAGACTGATTGAAATTGCTGCCCATGAATATTTCAAGAGAGTAGGGGAGCAGGCAAGTAAAATCTTTCTTTCCATTCCGGATTTACGTGGAGTTATAATCGGTGGGCCTGGACCTACAAAGGAATTCTTTATTGAGGAAGAATATCTTCACTATGAAATCGAAAATAAAATTCTTGAAATTATAAATACCTCATATACTGATGAGTTTGGTCTTACAGAGGTTGTGGAGAAGGCATCAGGAGTTTTTGAAGAGCTGGAAATAAATAAAGAGAAGAAACTTGTCCAGAGATTTCTAAGAGAAGTTGTGAAGGATTATGGTCTGGCAGCCTATGGCATAAATGAAGTCAGAGAACTTATTAAAAGCGGAGCTGTTGACACTGTTCTGTTTTCCGAGGATGTGGAGAGTTTCAGGATTCAGATTGTATGCTCGAGCTGTGATTACCAGATTGAAAAGACTGTCAAAGACATAAAGATGTTTCAGGTTGAACTCAATAACATGCCATGTCCCAATTGCGGAGAAAAGGCTCTTGCCATAGACAGCTTTAAGAGTACTCTTGAAGAACTCGAAGAAGTTGCCAGCACAACAAATACAAACATCGAAATAATATCAAATGAGACTGAAGAGGGACAACAGCTGAAAGCTTTTGGCGGTATTGGTGCCCTTCTCAGATTCAGGCAAAAGTGA